From one Candidatus Neomarinimicrobiota bacterium genomic stretch:
- a CDS encoding 30S ribosomal protein S12 — protein sequence MPTINQLVRQGRKQVKKKLTTPALKGNPQKRGVCTRVYTTTPKKPNSALRKVARVRLTNGIEVTAYIPGEGHNLQEHSIVLIEGGRVKDLPGVRYHIVRGTLDTAGVTDRKTSRSRYGAKRPKD from the coding sequence ATGCCGACGATAAACCAATTAGTTCGCCAAGGAAGAAAGCAGGTGAAGAAGAAACTCACTACACCAGCTTTAAAAGGGAACCCCCAAAAACGTGGGGTATGTACGCGTGTATATACCACAACTCCGAAAAAGCCAAACTCTGCTCTCCGAAAGGTGGCACGTGTAAGGCTGACTAACGGGATTGAGGTTACTGCATATATACCTGGAGAAGGTCACAATCTTCAAGAGCACTCAATCGTTTTGATTGAAGGTGGTCGTGTGAAAGATTTGCCCGGAGTTCGTTATCACATTGTTCGTGGTACGTTAGACACAGCCGGAGTGACAGATCGCAAAACCAGCCGTTCTCGTTACGGCGCTAAACGTCCAAAAGATTAA
- the rpsG gene encoding 30S ribosomal protein S7 produces MRRRRPEKRKILPDPIYNDLEVAKFMNYLMFGGKKGAAEQIFYGAMGTIKSRTKKDGVEIFKLAVTNTAPMLEVKSRRVGGATYQVPIEVPKHRQFFLASHWLINAARSRSGKPMQERLAAELISAANNEGGAIKKKEDTHRMAEANRAFAHFR; encoded by the coding sequence ATGAGAAGAAGAAGACCAGAAAAAAGAAAAATTTTACCCGATCCCATTTATAATGACTTGGAAGTGGCAAAGTTTATGAATTATTTAATGTTTGGTGGCAAAAAAGGTGCAGCTGAGCAGATTTTTTACGGTGCTATGGGTACAATTAAATCTCGCACAAAAAAAGATGGTGTTGAAATTTTCAAATTGGCTGTAACCAATACAGCTCCTATGCTGGAAGTAAAATCCCGCCGTGTTGGTGGTGCAACCTACCAAGTGCCGATTGAGGTGCCAAAGCATAGACAATTTTTCCTGGCCTCACATTGGCTTATTAATGCTGCGCGAAGTCGTTCAGGCAAACCTATGCAGGAACGTCTGGCTGCTGAGCTTATATCTGCTGCGAATAATGAAGGCGGCGCTATAAAGAAAAAAGAAGATACGCACCGGATGGCTGAGGCAAACCGTGCATTCGCCCACTTTAGATAA
- the rpoC gene encoding DNA-directed RNA polymerase subunit beta' produces MQTNKLDTSKGFSSITIGLASPESVLQKSYGEILKPETINYRSYKPEKDGLFCEKIFGPVKDYECHCGKYKGIRYRGIICDRCGVEVTRKKVRRERMGHITLAVPVVHVWYLRAIPSKLSYLAGISTKNLEKVVYYEQFLIIDPGKSGKEQFEMIDEPEFLELEQLYGFDAVSEEERDNEDFFYATMGGEALKEMLSRMNLVELRREMEDVLKTSKSKQKREEALKRLKVVKSFLVDMNTTKKINKPEWMVVPILPVIPPELRPLVPLDGGRFAASDLNDLYRRIIIRNNRLKQLMEIKAPDVILRNEKRMLQESVDALFDNSRRKTAIRSGTRRPLKSISDMIRGKTGRFRQNLLGKRVDYSGRSVIVVGPELELHECGLPKDMALELFKPHMINALIARGYAQTPRSAKLLIEDKDPIVYKVLEYVVHDHPVLLNRAPTLHRLGVQAFQPVLVDGKAIRIHPLVCAAFNADFDGDQMAVHVPLSLAAQMEARVLMLSSHNILHPANGKPLALPSQDMVLGTYYLTRRRTGCKGEGKSFGSFNEVLMAYENKAVDVNAIINVRHNGEWQKDTTVGRVIINAIIPEEMGYVDKIIDKKLLSKLVNEIYLVAGNKKTVIFLDKLKTIGFNAATKAGISIAISDILIPDAKDEIIDAAQKKVDAIQDKFKRHILTDGERYNKIIDIWTHATNDVAGSMMDSMKSDDQGFNPVYMMADSGARGSQDQIKQLAGMRGLMAKPKKSMTGGKGEIIESPITSNFKEGLSVQEYFISTHGARKGLADTALKTADAGYLTRRLVDVAQDVVISEIDCGTINGILADDLKEGEDIIEPLSERVLGRTLLEDFIEDGKVVIKAGTMVRDEEANSIADSNIESLHIRSVLTCESLRGVCARCYGWNPSNHKLVDLGTAVGIQAAQSIGEPGTQLTLRTFHIGGTATRIIEQSEMQTKRPGTIKYSENLDVADAKDESGVLVNRCMVRHAKIAITDKDGRVMAEYNVPYGANMNVGDGEKVPAGTSLFQWDPYTDVILARQTGIVELKDFIENETYQVESVEGGKKQMVIVEAKDRNMSPHIEIMDKHGTVLAGGTILPVTANLVVRNGDKVVRGQTLVKIPRAIGKTRDITGGLPRVTELFEARKPSDPAVVSEIDGLVKFGETKRGIRKIIVEGVDGVERKYSIPYGKHVVVHEGDKITAGVSLCEGSISPADILNVLGPNKVREYLVNEIQEVYRLQGVKIDDKHIEVIVRQMMQKVSIDEVGDSRYLPQDRVNRAEFFETNEKMQSMVVVTNSGDSELEEEVLVDKKEYQEINKALKEDGKKPAKSRKTNPATFNPLLMGITRASLNTESFISAASFQETTRVLTDASTSGKTDYLRGLKENVAVGRLIPAGTGSPHLRDILVSDPESALADKAEITETKVI; encoded by the coding sequence ATTCAAACCAATAAACTAGATACAAGTAAAGGCTTTTCTTCGATAACCATTGGATTGGCATCGCCGGAAAGTGTTTTACAGAAATCCTATGGGGAAATCCTCAAACCTGAAACAATCAACTATCGTTCCTACAAACCAGAAAAAGACGGTCTGTTTTGTGAAAAGATTTTTGGACCTGTAAAAGATTACGAATGCCATTGCGGTAAATATAAAGGTATTCGTTATCGTGGTATTATCTGCGATCGCTGTGGTGTTGAAGTTACCCGTAAAAAAGTGCGTCGCGAACGGATGGGGCATATTACTTTGGCAGTTCCTGTAGTGCATGTCTGGTATTTGCGTGCAATCCCTTCAAAACTCAGCTATTTAGCCGGTATCAGTACAAAAAATTTAGAAAAAGTTGTTTATTATGAACAATTTCTGATCATTGATCCGGGTAAAAGCGGTAAAGAACAATTTGAGATGATTGATGAGCCTGAATTCCTAGAGCTGGAACAGCTTTACGGTTTTGATGCAGTGAGTGAAGAAGAACGTGATAATGAAGATTTTTTCTATGCAACCATGGGTGGTGAAGCGCTGAAAGAAATGTTATCAAGGATGAACCTTGTAGAACTTCGCCGTGAAATGGAAGACGTTCTTAAAACTTCCAAATCCAAACAAAAACGCGAAGAAGCACTCAAACGTCTGAAGGTTGTTAAATCGTTTTTGGTTGACATGAATACAACCAAAAAGATTAATAAACCTGAGTGGATGGTTGTGCCCATTTTACCCGTGATACCACCAGAGTTAAGACCTCTAGTTCCATTGGACGGCGGACGTTTTGCTGCCAGTGATCTCAACGATTTATATCGTCGCATTATAATTCGAAACAACCGTTTAAAACAGTTGATGGAAATCAAAGCTCCGGATGTCATTTTGCGTAACGAAAAACGGATGCTTCAGGAATCTGTGGATGCCTTGTTCGACAATAGTCGCCGTAAAACAGCTATCCGTAGTGGTACGCGTCGACCGTTAAAATCTATCTCAGATATGATTCGAGGAAAAACCGGACGATTCCGTCAAAATTTATTGGGTAAACGTGTCGATTATTCCGGCCGTTCCGTAATTGTAGTGGGTCCTGAGCTTGAACTCCATGAGTGTGGATTGCCAAAGGATATGGCTCTTGAGTTATTTAAGCCTCACATGATTAATGCATTGATAGCCCGCGGTTATGCCCAAACGCCCCGTAGTGCAAAACTATTAATTGAAGATAAGGATCCAATAGTATATAAGGTTCTTGAATATGTTGTCCATGATCACCCTGTGCTGTTAAACCGGGCGCCAACGCTTCACCGTTTAGGTGTTCAGGCCTTTCAGCCAGTTTTGGTTGATGGAAAGGCGATTCGTATTCACCCATTGGTTTGCGCGGCATTTAACGCTGACTTTGATGGTGACCAAATGGCGGTGCACGTACCCTTGTCTTTGGCTGCACAAATGGAAGCGCGCGTACTCATGCTTTCTAGTCATAATATTTTACACCCTGCAAATGGTAAACCTTTGGCGTTGCCATCTCAAGATATGGTCTTGGGAACCTATTACCTTACTCGAAGACGGACAGGTTGTAAAGGTGAAGGAAAATCCTTCGGCTCGTTCAATGAAGTCCTTATGGCGTATGAAAATAAAGCTGTGGATGTTAATGCCATTATAAATGTCCGCCATAATGGCGAGTGGCAGAAAGACACCACTGTTGGAAGAGTGATTATTAATGCAATTATCCCAGAAGAAATGGGCTATGTAGATAAAATAATTGATAAAAAACTATTGAGCAAACTGGTAAATGAGATTTACCTCGTTGCCGGAAATAAAAAGACCGTTATCTTTTTGGATAAGCTCAAAACTATTGGCTTTAATGCTGCGACAAAAGCAGGTATTTCTATTGCAATAAGCGATATTCTGATTCCTGATGCGAAGGATGAAATAATTGATGCAGCTCAAAAAAAGGTGGACGCTATTCAGGATAAGTTTAAACGTCATATTTTAACTGACGGTGAACGATACAACAAAATTATTGATATATGGACCCATGCAACTAATGATGTTGCTGGGAGCATGATGGATTCCATGAAATCTGATGACCAGGGTTTTAACCCAGTATATATGATGGCGGATTCCGGTGCTCGTGGGAGTCAAGATCAGATTAAACAGTTGGCCGGTATGCGCGGATTGATGGCTAAACCGAAGAAGTCAATGACAGGTGGAAAGGGTGAAATTATTGAATCACCAATTACATCAAACTTCAAAGAAGGATTATCTGTTCAGGAATATTTTATTTCCACTCACGGTGCCCGTAAAGGATTGGCTGATACAGCTTTAAAAACTGCTGATGCTGGTTACTTGACCCGTCGTCTTGTCGATGTGGCGCAGGATGTTGTGATTTCCGAGATAGATTGCGGTACCATCAATGGTATCTTAGCAGACGATCTGAAAGAAGGGGAAGATATTATTGAACCATTATCTGAAAGAGTTCTCGGAAGGACACTTTTGGAAGATTTTATCGAAGATGGTAAAGTTGTGATAAAGGCTGGAACAATGGTCCGTGATGAAGAAGCCAACAGTATTGCTGATAGCAATATTGAATCACTTCACATCCGATCTGTGCTGACTTGCGAATCACTTCGTGGTGTATGTGCCAGATGTTACGGCTGGAACCCATCTAATCACAAATTGGTGGACTTGGGAACAGCAGTTGGAATACAAGCAGCCCAAAGTATTGGCGAGCCTGGTACGCAGTTAACGTTGCGGACATTTCATATCGGTGGTACAGCAACACGTATCATTGAGCAGTCAGAAATGCAGACGAAGCGCCCCGGGACTATAAAGTATTCTGAAAATCTTGACGTCGCTGATGCAAAGGATGAATCGGGCGTCTTGGTTAATCGCTGTATGGTACGACATGCTAAAATTGCTATCACAGATAAAGACGGCCGTGTCATGGCTGAATACAATGTTCCTTATGGTGCAAACATGAATGTTGGTGATGGTGAAAAAGTACCCGCAGGAACAAGCTTGTTCCAGTGGGATCCGTATACTGATGTTATTTTAGCTCGTCAAACGGGTATCGTTGAATTAAAAGATTTTATTGAAAATGAAACCTACCAAGTTGAATCTGTCGAGGGTGGTAAAAAGCAGATGGTAATCGTCGAAGCTAAAGACCGCAACATGAGTCCTCATATTGAAATTATGGATAAACATGGTACTGTCCTTGCGGGTGGAACTATTTTGCCAGTGACTGCAAATCTTGTAGTACGCAATGGTGATAAAGTTGTACGTGGCCAGACGCTTGTAAAAATTCCAAGAGCAATTGGTAAAACGCGCGATATTACAGGTGGTTTACCAAGAGTAACTGAATTGTTCGAAGCGCGAAAGCCTTCTGACCCTGCTGTTGTTTCTGAGATTGATGGTTTAGTCAAATTTGGCGAAACAAAGCGTGGAATTCGAAAAATCATCGTAGAAGGCGTAGATGGTGTTGAGCGTAAATACTCAATCCCCTACGGTAAGCACGTGGTTGTCCATGAAGGTGATAAGATTACCGCCGGTGTTTCTCTGTGTGAGGGTAGTATTTCGCCAGCAGACATTCTTAATGTATTAGGGCCAAATAAGGTTCGCGAATATTTAGTAAACGAAATTCAAGAAGTTTATCGTTTGCAGGGCGTTAAAATTGATGACAAACATATTGAGGTCATCGTTCGCCAGATGATGCAGAAGGTAAGTATTGACGAAGTAGGTGATTCCCGTTACTTACCTCAAGATCGTGTGAATAGAGCCGAATTTTTCGAAACAAATGAAAAAATGCAATCCATGGTGGTTGTAACCAATTCCGGCGATTCTGAGTTGGAAGAGGAAGTATTGGTAGATAAAAAAGAATACCAGGAAATTAATAAAGCATTAAAAGAAGATGGTAAAAAACCGGCTAAATCCCGGAAAACCAATCCAGCTACATTTAATCCATTATTGATGGGTATTACACGAGCATCTTTAAACACGGAAAGTTTTATTTCTGCTGCATCATTTCAGGAGACCACGCGAGTCTTGACCGATGCCTCTACATCAGGAAAAACAGACTACCTCCGTGGATTGAAAGAGAATGTTGCAGTGGGACGATTAATTCCCGCCGGAACTGGATCGCCACATTTAAGAGATATTTTGGTTTCTGACCCTGAATCTGCATTGGCGGATAAAGCGGAAATAACAGAAACAAAAGTCATCTAA